Proteins encoded in a region of the Streptomyces sp. NBC_00310 genome:
- a CDS encoding TetR/AcrR family transcriptional regulator → MTSSPTPGDTPDRQPGAGLRADAERNRCRILAAARSLYARAGLGVSMASIAREAGVGQATLSRRFPSKDDMVAAVFAERMDAYAAAVTAALDDPDPWHGFTGYLHAICAMQAADRGFADVLTMTFPTAKTLEIRRAEAYDRLLELITRAKDTGHLRDDFTHQDVVILLIANAGVVTATGDAAPDTWRRLVAHMVRSYAAPGAPVPPLPEAPPPAALHRAMIRLTRDTTV, encoded by the coding sequence ATGACTTCTTCCCCGACTCCCGGCGACACCCCGGACCGGCAGCCCGGAGCGGGACTGCGCGCCGACGCCGAACGCAACCGCTGCCGCATCCTGGCCGCCGCCCGCAGCCTCTACGCCCGTGCCGGACTCGGGGTGTCCATGGCCTCCATCGCCCGCGAGGCCGGCGTCGGCCAAGCCACCCTCTCCCGCCGCTTCCCCTCCAAGGACGACATGGTCGCCGCCGTCTTCGCCGAACGCATGGACGCCTACGCCGCCGCCGTCACCGCCGCCCTGGACGACCCCGACCCCTGGCACGGCTTCACCGGCTACCTCCACGCCATCTGCGCCATGCAGGCCGCCGACCGCGGCTTCGCCGACGTCCTGACCATGACCTTCCCCACCGCCAAGACCCTGGAGATCCGCCGCGCCGAGGCGTACGACCGGCTGCTCGAACTCATCACCCGCGCCAAGGACACCGGGCACCTGCGCGACGACTTCACCCACCAGGACGTCGTCATCCTGCTCATCGCCAACGCCGGAGTCGTCACCGCCACCGGAGACGCCGCCCCCGACACCTGGCGCCGCCTCGTCGCCCACATGGTCCGCTCCTACGCCGCGCCCGGCGCCCCGGTCCCCCCGCTGCCCGAAGCGCCCCCGCCCGCCGCCCTCCACCGCGCCATGATCCGCCTCACCCGGGACACCACCGTGTGA
- a CDS encoding NADP-dependent oxidoreductase — MRAVTLESVPSTPAVTEVDMPRPEAGELLVKVAAASLNGIDAATAAGYTQAFMEHRFPLVLGQDFAGTVEAVGEDADGFAVGDAVFGAVMKPYLGAGSLAQYVTVPAGHGVAHIPAGLKAEDAGALAVAGATALESLNAVAPAEGGTLLISGASGGVGALAVQLAAARGVKVIATARPGTQTDFVTGLTDAEVHVVDFTGDLEAQVRAVAPDGVDAVLHLAGDGAALAGLLRPGGQLASATGLTQDDVKGQDITVHTIMAGPNAQTLTFLAEQVVSGGLRVPVTAAYPLERATEAFAAFGASTPGKVAVSCS; from the coding sequence ATGCGCGCTGTCACGCTCGAATCCGTTCCCTCGACCCCGGCCGTGACCGAGGTGGACATGCCTCGCCCGGAGGCCGGGGAACTACTGGTGAAGGTGGCCGCCGCCTCACTGAACGGCATCGACGCCGCCACCGCCGCCGGCTACACGCAAGCGTTTATGGAGCATCGGTTCCCGCTCGTGCTCGGCCAGGACTTCGCGGGCACCGTCGAGGCCGTCGGTGAGGACGCGGACGGCTTCGCGGTCGGTGACGCGGTCTTCGGCGCGGTGATGAAGCCGTACCTGGGCGCCGGGTCGCTGGCCCAGTACGTCACCGTGCCCGCGGGACACGGCGTCGCCCACATCCCCGCGGGCCTGAAGGCGGAGGACGCGGGTGCGCTGGCCGTGGCCGGGGCGACCGCCCTGGAGAGCCTGAACGCCGTGGCCCCGGCCGAGGGCGGGACGCTGCTGATCTCGGGAGCCTCCGGCGGGGTGGGCGCGCTGGCGGTGCAGCTCGCCGCCGCCCGCGGCGTGAAGGTGATCGCGACCGCCCGCCCCGGCACACAGACCGACTTCGTCACCGGCCTGACCGACGCCGAAGTCCACGTGGTCGACTTCACCGGCGACCTGGAAGCCCAAGTCCGCGCGGTCGCCCCGGACGGCGTGGACGCGGTGCTGCACCTGGCGGGCGACGGCGCGGCGCTGGCGGGTCTGCTGCGGCCGGGCGGACAGCTCGCCTCCGCCACCGGCCTGACCCAGGACGACGTCAAGGGCCAGGACATCACCGTCCACACGATCATGGCCGGCCCCAACGCCCAGACCCTGACCTTCCTGGCCGAGCAGGTCGTCTCGGGCGGGCTGCGCGTGCCGGTCACCGCCGCCTACCCGCTGGAGCGGGCCACGGAGGCGTTCGCCGCCTTCGGCGCGAGCACCCCGGGCAAGGTCGCCGTCTCCTGCTCCTGA
- a CDS encoding NAD(P)-dependent alcohol dehydrogenase, translating into MSPDPLMMRAVQYDRYGGPEVLSVRTVPRPSPGPGQVLVRVHATSVNPIDVKIRSGAMRLITGRRFPKRTGLDFAGEVVELGSEVTDLTVGEHVWGILGDFSGREGAAGAYILAKAQAISAAPSGTDLVAAAALPSVGVTALRALRDTLRLRSGQRLLVVGASGGVGSTAIQLAHARGAHVTTIAGAANAPFCRELGADVALDYATTPPNALKKEFDAILDCHGSSLRDYRRALRPGGRIATTSSSAIPFALLSVVLPGPRVRLLAALPRRADLKTLADHVDKADLRPVIERVYPLDEIQDAHRATETGHARGKRVIRLV; encoded by the coding sequence ATGTCGCCTGACCCGTTGATGATGCGCGCCGTCCAGTACGACCGTTACGGAGGCCCCGAAGTGCTCTCCGTCCGTACCGTCCCGCGTCCGTCCCCCGGGCCGGGCCAGGTGCTCGTTCGGGTCCACGCGACCAGCGTCAACCCGATCGACGTGAAGATCCGCTCCGGCGCGATGCGTCTGATCACCGGACGACGCTTCCCCAAACGCACCGGCCTCGACTTCGCCGGGGAGGTGGTCGAACTCGGCAGCGAGGTCACCGACCTCACGGTGGGCGAACACGTGTGGGGCATTCTCGGCGACTTCTCCGGACGGGAGGGCGCGGCCGGCGCGTACATCCTGGCCAAAGCCCAGGCCATCAGCGCGGCACCCAGCGGCACCGACCTGGTGGCCGCCGCCGCCCTGCCCTCGGTCGGCGTCACCGCACTGCGCGCCCTGCGGGACACCCTGCGCCTGCGCTCGGGCCAACGACTGCTCGTGGTCGGCGCGAGCGGCGGCGTCGGCAGCACGGCGATCCAACTGGCCCACGCCCGGGGAGCCCACGTCACCACCATCGCCGGCGCCGCCAACGCCCCGTTCTGCCGCGAACTCGGCGCCGACGTCGCCCTGGACTACGCCACCACCCCACCGAACGCCCTCAAGAAGGAGTTCGACGCCATCCTCGACTGCCACGGCTCCTCGCTCCGCGACTACCGCCGAGCCCTCCGCCCCGGCGGTCGCATCGCCACGACGTCCTCCAGCGCCATACCGTTCGCCCTGCTGTCCGTCGTCCTGCCCGGCCCCCGCGTACGCCTGCTCGCGGCCCTCCCCCGACGCGCGGACCTGAAAACCCTCGCCGATCACGTCGACAAGGCAGACCTGCGCCCGGTCATCGAGCGCGTGTATCCCCTGGACGAGATCCAGGACGCCCACCGAGCCACCGAAACCGGCCACGCCCGCGGCAAGCGCGTCATCCGCCTCGTGTAG
- a CDS encoding glycoside hydrolase family 64 protein — MISRRTFLSTTAAAVGATAVGGALGAPAQAAPASCQLALHNASLPGTVRAYVTGHEESTGAWVLLRADGSVYRPASPSAPQTPLPVDCAIPLGAAGSAPIVLTLPHMFGARVYFVRDNTLEFFLNPGPALVEPAFATPADRNYGKTWSFCEFTFNSTQLFANISYVDLVTALPIGLTLEGDTTHTVAPLPDGAVDRIAADLVAQSARDGQPWDQLVIRGGDGRVLRVISPQNLMAPYFGQPDRMPFRAYWNAYVDQVWEKYRGTDLRIDLQGGRGVLAGRVSGDTLTFTGGHSFAKPTSKDIFTCNHGPFANNPGDPDDTKALLARLAAGFNRSIMLTHPTQPNGATAADYYRGTVTNHWSRVVHANSPIGYAFPYDDVRPDGQPDVSGAAHDGNPRRFTVTVGA; from the coding sequence GTGATCTCCCGCCGTACGTTTCTGTCCACGACCGCTGCCGCGGTCGGCGCCACCGCCGTCGGGGGTGCCCTCGGCGCTCCCGCCCAGGCCGCGCCGGCGAGCTGTCAACTCGCCCTCCACAACGCCTCGTTGCCGGGCACGGTCCGGGCGTACGTCACCGGGCACGAGGAGTCGACGGGCGCCTGGGTGCTGCTGCGGGCCGACGGAAGCGTCTATCGGCCGGCCTCGCCCTCGGCGCCGCAGACACCGCTGCCGGTCGACTGCGCGATCCCGCTCGGCGCGGCCGGTTCGGCGCCCATTGTGCTGACGTTGCCTCATATGTTCGGCGCCCGCGTCTACTTCGTTCGGGACAACACCCTGGAGTTCTTCCTCAACCCGGGCCCGGCGCTGGTCGAGCCCGCCTTCGCGACGCCCGCCGACCGCAACTACGGCAAGACGTGGTCGTTCTGCGAATTCACGTTCAACTCCACCCAGCTGTTCGCCAACATCAGTTACGTCGACCTGGTGACGGCCCTGCCGATCGGGCTCACGCTGGAGGGCGACACCACGCACACGGTCGCCCCGCTGCCCGACGGGGCGGTGGACCGGATCGCCGCGGACCTGGTGGCGCAGTCGGCGCGGGACGGCCAGCCGTGGGACCAGCTCGTCATCCGGGGCGGCGACGGCAGGGTGCTGCGGGTCATCTCGCCGCAGAACCTGATGGCGCCGTACTTCGGGCAGCCCGACCGGATGCCGTTCCGCGCCTACTGGAACGCGTACGTCGACCAGGTGTGGGAGAAGTACCGGGGGACGGACCTGAGGATCGACCTCCAGGGCGGCCGGGGCGTCCTCGCCGGCCGGGTCTCCGGCGACACCCTCACCTTCACCGGCGGCCACTCCTTCGCCAAGCCGACCTCGAAGGACATCTTCACCTGCAACCACGGCCCGTTCGCCAACAACCCCGGCGATCCCGACGACACGAAGGCCCTCCTCGCCCGTCTCGCCGCCGGCTTCAACCGCTCGATCATGCTCACCCACCCCACACAGCCGAACGGGGCGACGGCGGCCGACTACTACCGGGGGACCGTGACGAACCACTGGTCGCGCGTGGTGCACGCCAACTCGCCCATCGGGTACGCCTTTCCGTACGACGACGTACGCCCCGACGGTCAGCCTGACGTGTCCGGGGCGGCCCACGACGGCAACCCTCGCCGGTTCACGGTGACGGTGGGCGCCTGA
- a CDS encoding DNA polymerase III subunit beta family protein: MPDSELMPIGDFARRSGLTSSALRFYADSGLLHPAEVDPASGYRYYTADQMNRATALRRLREISMPLTTVEAVLDAGPEEATRLIDDHVARVLGDAAAARRTAVLIKSSLGDVPGLPIATLKGPVLADAVEQVLTATTREPDLPVLGGVRIETDHEAVTLTATDRYRLSTRTLMPPEPPTTTWAGTVSGDELRAAVAEVRRSALVRVEATAHGIWLRRADREDQYCRLLPQEFPDFRLMLASLPEVTTRVTLSKDGALRALEACGGEQVALHVADHGTEILVGGDEQPAMPLPAAVTGRALDIWFEVTTLYPAVSTAVGPDVMLDLRGPDLPVTIRSADRGDLTTSVMPVHPNPPSEQRRQGTAP; encoded by the coding sequence ATGCCAGATTCCGAACTGATGCCGATCGGTGACTTCGCGCGACGCAGTGGCCTGACCTCCAGCGCGCTGCGGTTCTACGCCGACTCCGGGCTGCTGCATCCCGCCGAGGTCGACCCGGCCTCGGGTTATCGCTACTACACCGCCGACCAGATGAACCGGGCCACCGCCCTGCGCCGGCTGCGGGAGATCTCCATGCCGCTCACCACTGTCGAGGCGGTCCTCGATGCCGGGCCCGAGGAGGCGACGCGGCTGATCGACGACCATGTCGCCCGGGTTCTCGGGGACGCTGCGGCCGCGCGGCGTACGGCCGTTCTCATCAAGTCGTCCCTCGGTGACGTGCCGGGGCTGCCGATCGCCACGCTGAAGGGGCCCGTGCTGGCCGACGCGGTCGAGCAGGTACTGACCGCGACCACGCGGGAGCCGGACCTGCCGGTACTCGGCGGTGTGCGCATCGAGACGGATCACGAGGCGGTCACCCTGACCGCGACCGATCGCTACCGGCTCTCGACCCGGACGCTGATGCCGCCCGAGCCGCCGACGACCACGTGGGCGGGCACGGTCAGCGGCGACGAACTGCGGGCCGCGGTCGCCGAGGTCCGCCGCAGCGCTCTGGTGCGCGTCGAAGCGACGGCGCACGGGATCTGGCTGCGCAGGGCGGACCGTGAGGACCAGTACTGCCGGTTGCTTCCGCAGGAGTTCCCTGACTTCCGGCTGATGCTCGCGTCGCTGCCCGAGGTCACCACCCGCGTGACGCTCTCGAAGGACGGGGCCCTGCGGGCGCTGGAGGCGTGCGGTGGCGAACAGGTCGCCCTGCACGTGGCCGATCACGGGACGGAGATCCTGGTGGGCGGTGACGAGCAGCCCGCGATGCCGCTGCCGGCCGCCGTGACGGGACGGGCCCTCGACATCTGGTTCGAGGTGACCACGCTCTATCCGGCCGTGAGCACCGCCGTCGGGCCCGACGTGATGCTCGATCTGCGGGGGCCCGACCTGCCCGTCACGATCCGCTCGGCCGATCGCGGCGACCTCACCACCTCGGTCATGCCCGTCCATCCGAATCCCCCGTCCGAGCAACGACGACAAGGAACCGCCCCTTGA
- a CDS encoding LacI family DNA-binding transcriptional regulator, with translation MTETASRPTLEAVAARAGVSRATVSRVVNGGEGVREPLVERVRRAVEELGYVPNQAARSLVTRRHDAVAVVIAEPETRVFADPFFALQLRGISKELTAHDSQLVLLLTEGPEDYARVGRYLAGGHVDGALVFSLHLDDPLPGLIRGAGVPTVFGGRPGWADGTRGDTPTVYVDSDNRGGARDAVRHLVGLGRTRIAHITGPLDQTSAVDRLDGFRDVMVDADPRLIVEGDFTPAGGERAMRELLDLCPELDAVFAANDVSASGALRVLRESGRRIPEDVAVVGFDDMLPVAEQSDPPLTTVRQDIEEMGRLMARLLLRGLADAPSSVVLPTTLVRRASA, from the coding sequence GTGACCGAGACAGCGTCGCGTCCCACGCTGGAGGCCGTGGCCGCGCGGGCCGGGGTGTCCAGGGCGACGGTCTCGCGGGTCGTCAACGGGGGCGAGGGCGTTCGGGAGCCGCTGGTCGAGCGGGTGCGCAGGGCGGTCGAGGAGCTCGGATACGTGCCGAACCAGGCCGCCCGCAGTCTCGTCACCCGACGACACGACGCCGTGGCCGTGGTGATCGCCGAGCCGGAGACCAGGGTCTTCGCGGATCCCTTCTTCGCCCTCCAACTCCGGGGAATCAGCAAGGAGTTGACCGCGCACGACTCACAGCTCGTGCTGCTGCTCACCGAAGGGCCCGAGGACTACGCGCGGGTGGGCCGGTATCTCGCCGGCGGGCACGTCGACGGGGCGCTCGTGTTCTCGCTGCACCTCGACGACCCTCTGCCGGGACTGATCCGGGGGGCCGGCGTCCCGACCGTGTTCGGCGGCCGGCCCGGCTGGGCCGACGGCACGCGCGGCGACACGCCCACCGTCTATGTCGACAGCGACAACCGGGGTGGCGCGCGGGACGCCGTACGCCATCTCGTCGGCCTCGGCCGCACCCGGATCGCCCACATCACCGGGCCCCTCGACCAGACCTCCGCCGTGGACCGGCTCGACGGGTTCCGGGACGTCATGGTGGACGCCGATCCCCGGCTGATCGTGGAGGGCGACTTCACCCCGGCGGGCGGGGAGCGCGCCATGCGGGAACTGCTCGACCTCTGCCCGGAGTTGGACGCGGTGTTCGCCGCCAACGACGTATCCGCGTCCGGCGCGCTGAGGGTGCTGCGGGAGAGCGGGCGGCGGATTCCCGAGGACGTCGCCGTGGTGGGCTTCGACGACATGTTGCCGGTGGCCGAGCAGTCCGATCCGCCCCTGACGACGGTCCGTCAGGACATAGAGGAGATGGGGCGGTTGATGGCCCGACTGCTGCTCCGGGGGCTCGCCGACGCGCCGTCCAGTGTCGTCCTGCCGACCACACTGGTACGACGCGCCTCCGCGTAG